A window of the Ostrea edulis chromosome 1, xbOstEdul1.1, whole genome shotgun sequence genome harbors these coding sequences:
- the LOC130050004 gene encoding uncharacterized protein LOC130050004, with amino-acid sequence MASQSSGHADNGRGGNSYRSAKNFLTPDGGGFEKSPSLQKLPQQSSTETSGLGETITSGFSSQESIRSTQSYTGERSACDVIVAPDQCRSGRAPKVFSPRVTMKGESDKKPLIHTDQSASDELRMGRSMQVQADSAANDNFDKLFENPPTSQNTYRGLQVEDIDKNWDRRGSQKSHRSSRRGSFRNKDDTKFLGKNLGSTWTKWSKERRASTERKLRPTEDDESPLERSTTPVKKALLESTQFVHPDLEKYHISEEDKHYIQRHRQQRYATYHVIEKSKKGQRHPHEHVGTMLTEKQWTTLSDFWEHRTFSRSRYVAMFLGFTTTILMIASICSNWIQYSLLAGKYYLAECARVTIESMDYFCGVIILGNQLLSIIHFITSFLLLKSGYTLFNLESLTEPN; translated from the coding sequence ATGGCTTCCCAGAGTTCGGGTCATGCCGATAACGGACGAGGGGGAAACAGCTATAGATCAGCCAAAAACTTCTTGACTCCTGACGGTGGGGGATTCGAGAAGTCACCAAGTCTACAAAAACTCCCCCAGCAGAGCTCCACCGAGACTAGCGGTCTGGGAGAGACGATCACTTCCGGATTCTCTTCGCAGGAAAGTATCAGGAGTACACAGAGCTACACAGGTGAAAGATCCGCGTGTGATGTAATTGTAGCGCCAGATCAATGCCGATCAGGCAGGGCTCCAAAAGTTTTCTCTCCAAGAGttaccatgaaaggtgaaagcGACAAAAAACCATTAATTCACACCGATCAATCCGCTTCAGATGAATTAAGAATGGGTAGGAGTATGCAGGTTCAAGCCGATAGCGCTGCTAACGATAACTTTGATAAATTGTTCGAGAATCCGCCGACTTCGCAGAACACTTATCGTGGACTACAGGTCGAAGACATCGACAAGAACTGGGATAGAAGAGGTTCTCAGAAAAGTCATCGCTCATCCAGAAGGGGATCATTTCGAAATAAGGATGATACTAAATTTCTCGGCAAAAATTTGGGATCTACATGGACAAAATGGTCGAAAGAGAGACGAGCCTCTACGGAGAGAAAACTTCGCCCCACAGAAGATGATGAGTCTCCTTTGGAACGTTCAACGACACCGGTCAAAAAAGCCTTACTGGAGAGCACCCAGTTCGTGCATCCTGACTTAGAGAAATACCACATTTCTGAGGAGGACAAGCATTACATTCAAAGACACCGCCAACAACGATATGCAACATATCATGTGATCGAAAAATCAAAAAAAGGCCAGAGACACCCGCACGAACATGTAGGGACAATGCTGACGGAGAAGCAGTGGACAACTTTGTCCGATTTCTGGGAGCATCGTACTTTCTCACGCTCCCGATATGTAGCCATGTTTCTGGGATTTACGACGACAATTTTGATGATTGCAAGCATCTGTAGCAATTGGATTCAATACTCCTTATTAGCGGGTAAGTATTACTTAGCGGAATGTGCGCGTGTGACAATTGAATCAATGGATTACTTCTGCGGAGTAATTATTCTAGGTAATCAACTTTTGtcaattattcattttattacCTCATTTCTCCTCCTTAAATCTGGTTATACTTTATTTAATTTGGAATCTTTGACAGAGCCAAATTAG